In Zygosaccharomyces rouxii strain CBS732 chromosome D complete sequence, one DNA window encodes the following:
- the ECM11 gene encoding Ecm11p (weakly similar to uniprot|Q04110 Saccharomyces cerevisiae YDR446W ECM11 Non-essential protein of unknown function GFP fusion protein is present in discrete clusters in the nucleus throughout mitosis may be involved in maintaining chromatin structure), with translation MTGVKAEPNADDMATIQEIPTTKKSKVSSSDASHSNRQALASKSVNQSRTPSNSREKELQMRKFESFLLKPGQVPAGKDCLTDSVKKEKVQAKSPVSSAATSEESSLREGVEPDEIPTKRSAEKDIVQPFKRRELNEKFEELSNFVEDTEQVKQLDNPGEYVKIDKLLYQPQEDENGSIFQELEQQSEREFCTQASSWSLQEWIQNGQHLLNTHAKLVGKLVKHRIELSIKFQVITNAINDRADALNAQGILVDQKLQRIKTLGEEILHII, from the coding sequence ATGACTGGCGTGAAAGCTGAACCTAATGCCGATGATATGGCAACTATTCAAGAGATCCCTACTACAAAGAAATCCAAGGTCAGTTCTAGCGATGCTTCCCATAGTAATCGCCAAGCTCTGGCTAGCAAATCTGTAAACCAAAGCAGAACACCAAGTAATAGTAGAGAGAAGGAACTGCAAATGCGCAAATTCGAAAGTTTCCTTTTGAAACCCGGTCAAGTACCTGCTGGTAAGGATTGTTTAACAGATTCAGttaagaaggaaaaggtGCAAGCCAAATCGCCTGTCAGTTCGGCGGCTACTTCGGAAGAATCGAGTTTAAGAGAAGGTGTTGAACCAGATGAAATTCCAACGAAAAGATCAGCTGAAAAGGATATTGTTCAACCgttcaaaagaagagaattAAATGAAAAGTTCGAAGAATTGTCAAATTTTGTAGAAGATACGGAACAAGTTAAACAATTAGATAATCCAGGTGAATACGTCAAAATCGATAAGCTGTTATACCAACcacaagaagatgaaaatgggtcaattttccaagaattagaacaaCAATCCGAGAGGGAATTCTGTACTCAGGCCTCATCTTGGTCATTGCAAGaatggattcaaaatgGTCAACATTTACTCAATACTCATGCGAAACTTGTTGGGAAACTTGTTAAACATAGAATCGAATTGTCCATAAAATTCCAAGTCATTACAAATGCTATTAATGATAGAGCTGATGCACTTAACGCCCAAGGTATCTTAGTAGATCAGAAATTGCAAAGAATCAAAACATTAGGGGAAGAAATACTTCATATAATTTAA
- the RPS17B gene encoding 40S ribosomal protein eS17 (highly similar to uniprot|P02407 Saccharomyces cerevisiae YML024W RPS17A and to uniprot|P14127 Saccharomyces cerevisiae YDR447C RPS17B Ribosomal proteins 51 (rp51) of the small (40s) subunit), whose protein sequence is MGRVRTKTVKRASKALIERYYPKLSLEFQTNKRLCDEIATIQSKRLRNKIAGYSTHLMKRIQKGPVRGISFKLQEEERERKDQYVPDVSALDLSHSKGVLNVDNQTSDLVKSLGLKLPLSVTNVSAQRERRFRRRV, encoded by the coding sequence ATGGGTAGAGTTAGAACTAAGACCGTTAAGCGTGCCTCTAAGGCTTTGATTGAACGTTACTATCCAAAGTTGAGTTTGGAATTCCAAACCAACAAGAGATTATGTGATGAAATTGCCACCATCCAATCCAAGAGATTGAGAAACAAGATCGCTGGTTACAGTACCCActtgatgaagagaatCCAAAAGGGTCCTGTCAGAGGTatctctttcaaattgcaagaagaagaaagagaaagaaaggACCAATACGTTCCAGATGTCTCTGCCTTGGACTTGTCTCACTCTAAGGGTGTTTTGAACGTTGACAACCAAACTTCTGACTTGGTTAAGTCTCTAGGTTTGAAATTGCCATTGTCCGTTACCAACGTTTCTGCTCAAAGAGAGAGACGtttcagaagaagagtCTAA